A DNA window from Vicinamibacterales bacterium contains the following coding sequences:
- a CDS encoding DUF3617 domain-containing protein, with product MNPTDHGVKSTIGTALILAGLLAAAAGAAGPVPPIKAGLWEVRMSTLDADGRPMPAPGMEGLANMPPEMRARMEEALKARGASLPDASGAIKTCLSKDQLSTDRWQQQAAESGCTTTYASQSGSTWTWHSTCAGRFAAEADGETTFTGTEAYRTKVVTTSTIRGKRTTTTRIVDGKFLSADCGSIKPIQPPPR from the coding sequence ATGAATCCGACTGACCACGGCGTGAAATCGACGATCGGCACGGCCTTGATTCTGGCGGGCCTCCTTGCCGCGGCCGCCGGCGCGGCCGGACCCGTCCCCCCGATCAAAGCCGGCCTCTGGGAGGTGCGAATGAGCACCCTCGATGCCGACGGCAGGCCGATGCCGGCCCCGGGCATGGAAGGCCTGGCCAACATGCCGCCGGAGATGCGCGCCCGGATGGAAGAGGCGCTGAAGGCCCGGGGCGCGTCGCTGCCCGACGCGAGCGGCGCCATCAAGACGTGTCTGTCCAAGGACCAGCTCAGCACGGATCGCTGGCAGCAGCAGGCGGCCGAGTCGGGCTGCACGACCACCTACGCCTCGCAGTCGGGGTCGACGTGGACGTGGCACTCGACCTGCGCGGGACGCTTCGCCGCTGAGGCCGACGGCGAGACGACCTTCACGGGCACCGAAGCCTACCGGACGAAGGTGGTCACGACGAGCACCATCCGCGGCAAGCGCACGACGACGACCCGGATCGTGGACGGCAAGTTCCTGTCGGCGGACTGCGGCAGCATCAAGCCCATTCAGCCGCCGCCTCGCTAG
- a CDS encoding xanthine dehydrogenase family protein molybdopterin-binding subunit: MADEKLIGRNYTTPDLIAKVTGRAKYAEDFRADGMLFCKLLLSPMPHARVRRIDASAALAMPGVRAILTADDLPEAARGDIPALTNEPLFKGEPILAVAAVDEETAVEAIERIELDLELLPFVTDPLESLRPGSPNATTDGNVLAPASGPARRDLEGALMNQTELRTVKWTDKDFADAPEGQLPLGEATEEWTVGDVEAGLREAALVVDETFVVQATSHQTLETRSAMAYWQNGKVYVHGSTQSTMRTLPGVANWVGVDPSDVVFVSEYTGGGFGSKGGGAVSMCIPALLAKKVNAPVMMRISREEEHYIGHARTNMTGRARVGFRADGRITALDLFIVQDNGARGERGDHRAAGQATSLLYQPLAMRWRAVNVLTNTPTRLFQRSPGEMQGIAIVEQAITKAAAQLGIDQVEMRKINAPVGKAPFGPARNGQRGHTTSAFVREALEQGAERFGWNERAARAGTRVGSKVRGVGVAVGTHTAGSVGHDGLMTIRPDGRLYVQSGVGNLGTHSLFDLARVAAEILAVPWDKVDVAWGDTSKHLPYSCLSVGSQTTHAMTRANHAAAMDARRKLQEIAARDLGGRPEDYELGGERVFRRGSPGRGLTYAQAATRAIALGGRYDGHELPDELHATTKGAAGALVGLGLMGVAKDTYPRDGTTYSFVAGFAEVEVDLETGKPTLVDYFGMGDIGTVIHPRSMAAQISGGSCLGIGHALCQKWVYDPHYGAALATRFHHNKPLTILDIPSTMHADAVGLADPETPVGARGVGEPPVGAAYGAVMNAIASAVGVDAFRRAPVTPDVLLMTLEHGRRMHDPLQAHL, translated from the coding sequence GTGGCTGACGAGAAGCTCATCGGCAGGAACTACACCACGCCGGATCTGATCGCGAAGGTGACCGGGCGGGCGAAGTACGCGGAGGACTTCCGCGCCGACGGGATGCTCTTCTGCAAGCTCCTGCTGAGCCCGATGCCCCACGCGCGCGTCAGGCGGATCGATGCGAGCGCCGCGCTGGCGATGCCGGGCGTGCGCGCGATCCTGACCGCGGACGACCTGCCCGAGGCGGCACGCGGCGACATCCCCGCCCTCACGAACGAGCCGCTCTTCAAGGGCGAACCGATCCTCGCGGTGGCCGCGGTCGACGAGGAGACGGCCGTGGAGGCCATCGAACGCATCGAGCTCGACCTCGAGCTGCTCCCCTTCGTGACCGATCCCCTGGAGAGCCTCCGGCCGGGCAGCCCGAACGCCACGACGGACGGCAACGTCCTGGCACCGGCCAGCGGCCCGGCGAGGCGCGACCTCGAGGGGGCCCTGATGAACCAGACGGAGCTGCGGACGGTGAAGTGGACCGACAAGGACTTCGCCGACGCCCCCGAGGGCCAGCTGCCGCTGGGCGAGGCCACGGAAGAGTGGACGGTCGGCGACGTGGAGGCCGGCCTGCGCGAGGCGGCCCTGGTGGTGGACGAGACGTTCGTCGTGCAGGCCACCAGCCACCAGACGCTCGAGACCAGGAGCGCGATGGCCTACTGGCAGAACGGCAAGGTGTACGTGCACGGCTCCACGCAGAGCACGATGCGCACGCTCCCTGGGGTCGCCAACTGGGTCGGGGTCGATCCGTCCGACGTGGTCTTCGTCTCCGAGTACACGGGCGGCGGGTTCGGCAGCAAGGGCGGCGGCGCCGTGTCGATGTGCATCCCGGCGCTGCTGGCGAAGAAGGTCAACGCGCCGGTCATGATGCGCATCAGCCGCGAGGAAGAGCACTACATCGGGCACGCGCGCACGAACATGACCGGGCGGGCCCGCGTGGGCTTCCGCGCCGACGGCCGCATCACGGCCCTCGATCTCTTCATCGTCCAGGACAACGGCGCCCGCGGCGAACGCGGCGATCACCGCGCGGCGGGCCAGGCGACCTCACTGCTCTATCAGCCGCTGGCGATGCGGTGGCGGGCCGTGAACGTCCTCACGAACACGCCCACGCGCCTGTTCCAGCGGTCGCCCGGCGAGATGCAGGGCATCGCCATCGTGGAGCAGGCGATCACGAAGGCGGCGGCGCAGCTCGGCATCGATCAGGTGGAGATGCGCAAGATCAACGCGCCCGTCGGCAAGGCGCCGTTCGGACCCGCGCGCAACGGCCAGCGGGGCCACACGACGAGCGCGTTCGTGCGGGAAGCGCTCGAACAGGGCGCGGAGCGCTTCGGGTGGAACGAGCGCGCCGCCCGGGCCGGCACGCGCGTCGGGAGCAAGGTGCGCGGCGTCGGCGTGGCCGTCGGCACGCACACGGCGGGTTCGGTCGGCCACGACGGGCTGATGACGATCCGGCCCGACGGCCGGCTCTACGTCCAGAGCGGGGTGGGCAACCTGGGCACGCATTCTCTGTTCGACCTCGCGCGGGTCGCCGCCGAGATCCTGGCCGTGCCGTGGGACAAGGTCGACGTCGCCTGGGGCGACACCAGCAAGCACCTGCCGTACTCGTGCCTCTCGGTGGGCAGTCAGACCACGCACGCCATGACGCGGGCGAACCACGCGGCGGCCATGGACGCGCGGCGGAAGCTGCAGGAGATCGCGGCGCGCGACCTGGGCGGCCGTCCCGAGGACTACGAGCTCGGCGGCGAACGCGTGTTCCGGCGCGGCAGCCCTGGGCGCGGTCTCACCTACGCTCAGGCGGCGACGCGCGCGATCGCGCTCGGCGGCCGCTACGACGGACACGAGCTGCCGGACGAGCTCCATGCCACGACGAAGGGCGCGGCCGGCGCCCTGGTGGGCCTGGGCCTCATGGGCGTGGCCAAGGACACGTATCCGCGCGACGGCACCACCTATTCGTTCGTGGCCGGCTTCGCCGAGGTCGAGGTGGATCTCGAGACCGGCAAGCCGACGCTCGTCGACTACTTCGGCATGGGCGACATCGGCACCGTCATCCATCCGCGGAGCATGGCCGCCCAGATCAGCGGCGGGAGCTGCCTGGGGATCGGCCACGCGCTGTGCCAGAAGTGGGTCTACGACCCGCACTACGGCGCGGCGCTCGCCACGCGGTTCCACCACAACAAGCCGCTCACCATCCTCGACATCCCGTCCACCATGCACGCGGACGCGGTGGGCCTTGCCGATCCCGAGACGCCCGTCGGCGCGCGAGGAGTCGGCGAGCCGCCCGTCGGCGCCGCCTACGGCGCCGTCATGAACGCGATTGCCAGCGCGGTGGGCGTGGACGCCTTCCGGCGCGCGCCCGTGACACCGGACGTGCTGCTCATGACGCTGGAGCACGGCCGTCGGATGCACGACCCGCTGCAGGCGCACCTGTAG
- a CDS encoding ABC transporter permease — MSESRSRLGRILAAVLIRGDEAPYILRDLDDAFQHDLARGLPPARARARDLRNVVASAASLWAECLRPSAWRPSLLDARLGVRAILRTPWLSLVAVSAIAIGIPVGLAPMHAVAALEQPLPGDPDGRVRTLCYWRDTVHAPATAGDYALWRTSLRSFDVVAAYRLVTVNVDAGSGGVPVAGIETTASAFDLLRTPPLLGRVLDATDDAPGAPAVVVIGHDLWRTQFSSARDIVGRPVTIGGAPFTVVGVMPPGFRFPTSQQAWMPLGTPDAGAGPRLGVPLVVFGRLSAGATPASADAELQALTASLAAQDPASFDRLRAAVLPAWHLSFAFPSAGGLRALPEYSLVQVLLLAPLVVACVNVGLLILAHTSTRGAEFAVRTALGAGRGRILTQVFVEFLVLALVAAGAGLWLLDWLPPRILTALGITVPYWIDTGLTAATVLRAVALAAGCAVIAGVLPAVRMTGPSIEANLRRTRAHRTGTRLGGVSTALIVIDVAVAVVAIGVAGGLWGKVQATLPHEATDGIRAAQVLSVTLDVPSATRAQVARAQTGIVERLRGEPGVRAVTFATALPRMDHPSRLVETDQAAQAGAAGPFKVRTARVATDFFEALAQPLVAGRGFRSADLDPAARSAIVNTTFARRAFGASNPIGRRVRETTTEGAPAGPWLEVVGVVGRLGVHALTPSQDDAMYVPMAAGDVNPVRLAVWAPGGPTVLAPRVRELARAVDPDAVVAAAVPLDQMFEGDWYLLRALVLGAVLLVAVLLSLAASALYAILSLAVSERTREIGIRVALGAGRWGVARDVAARAIVQIGAGVLLGLPLAIPLCYEFLEVTGVGPSVPGAMGLGVGLGASVLLVVSLIACTAPTLRALRIAPMDALRRDT, encoded by the coding sequence TTGAGCGAATCGCGATCGCGGCTCGGGCGGATCCTCGCGGCCGTCCTCATCCGCGGTGACGAGGCGCCGTACATCCTGCGCGACCTCGACGACGCCTTCCAGCACGACCTGGCGCGCGGACTTCCGCCAGCCCGGGCGCGTGCGCGGGATCTCAGGAACGTCGTGGCGTCGGCCGCGAGCCTCTGGGCGGAGTGCCTGCGGCCGTCGGCATGGCGGCCGTCGCTGCTCGATGCCCGGCTGGGGGTGCGGGCGATTCTCCGCACGCCCTGGCTGAGCCTCGTCGCCGTGTCCGCGATCGCCATTGGCATCCCGGTGGGACTGGCGCCCATGCACGCGGTGGCCGCGCTCGAACAGCCGCTGCCGGGCGATCCGGACGGCCGCGTCCGCACCCTCTGCTACTGGCGCGACACCGTCCACGCGCCCGCCACCGCCGGTGACTACGCGCTGTGGCGGACCTCGCTGCGGTCGTTCGATGTCGTGGCGGCCTACAGGCTGGTGACCGTGAACGTCGATGCGGGCAGCGGCGGCGTGCCGGTGGCGGGCATCGAGACCACCGCGTCGGCGTTCGACCTCCTGCGCACGCCCCCGCTGCTGGGGCGCGTCCTCGATGCCACTGACGACGCGCCCGGAGCGCCGGCCGTGGTCGTCATCGGCCACGACCTGTGGCGCACGCAGTTCTCGAGCGCGCGGGACATCGTCGGCCGGCCGGTCACGATTGGCGGCGCGCCGTTCACCGTCGTGGGTGTGATGCCGCCGGGGTTCCGGTTCCCCACGTCCCAGCAGGCCTGGATGCCGCTCGGCACGCCGGACGCCGGCGCCGGTCCGCGCCTGGGCGTGCCGCTCGTCGTGTTCGGGCGGCTGTCGGCGGGCGCCACGCCGGCATCGGCCGACGCGGAACTCCAGGCGCTGACGGCATCGCTGGCCGCACAGGATCCGGCGTCGTTCGATCGGCTGCGCGCGGCAGTGCTGCCGGCCTGGCACCTGAGCTTCGCGTTCCCGTCCGCCGGCGGCCTGCGAGCCCTGCCCGAATACTCCCTGGTGCAGGTGCTGCTCCTGGCGCCGCTCGTCGTGGCCTGCGTCAACGTCGGGCTCCTGATCCTGGCGCACACCTCGACGCGTGGGGCCGAGTTCGCCGTGCGGACGGCGCTGGGCGCGGGACGCGGGCGCATCCTCACGCAGGTCTTCGTCGAGTTCCTGGTGCTCGCGCTCGTGGCGGCCGGGGCCGGCCTGTGGCTGCTCGACTGGCTGCCCCCGCGCATCCTCACGGCCCTGGGGATCACGGTGCCCTACTGGATCGACACGGGCCTGACGGCGGCCACGGTGCTGCGCGCCGTGGCCCTCGCCGCCGGCTGCGCCGTCATCGCCGGCGTCCTGCCGGCGGTGCGCATGACGGGACCGTCGATCGAGGCGAACCTCCGGCGGACCCGCGCGCATCGCACCGGCACGCGCCTGGGGGGCGTATCGACCGCCCTCATCGTGATCGACGTTGCCGTGGCCGTCGTCGCCATCGGCGTGGCCGGGGGCCTGTGGGGCAAGGTGCAGGCGACCCTGCCGCACGAGGCCACCGACGGCATCCGGGCGGCGCAGGTCCTGTCGGTCACGCTCGACGTCCCGTCGGCCACACGCGCGCAGGTGGCACGGGCGCAGACCGGGATCGTCGAACGGCTCCGAGGCGAGCCAGGCGTTCGAGCGGTGACCTTCGCCACGGCGCTGCCGCGCATGGACCATCCTTCACGCCTGGTGGAGACGGACCAGGCCGCGCAGGCCGGCGCGGCGGGTCCCTTCAAGGTGCGGACGGCCCGCGTGGCCACCGACTTCTTCGAGGCGCTGGCGCAACCCCTCGTGGCCGGCCGTGGGTTCCGGTCAGCCGACCTCGACCCCGCCGCCCGCTCGGCCATCGTCAACACCACGTTCGCCCGGCGCGCATTCGGCGCGAGCAACCCGATCGGCAGGCGCGTGCGCGAGACCACGACCGAAGGCGCACCCGCGGGCCCGTGGCTCGAGGTCGTCGGCGTCGTGGGCCGCCTGGGCGTGCACGCGCTGACGCCCTCGCAGGACGACGCGATGTACGTGCCGATGGCCGCCGGCGACGTGAACCCCGTCCGGCTGGCCGTCTGGGCGCCCGGTGGCCCCACGGTCCTGGCGCCCCGCGTCCGCGAGCTCGCGCGCGCCGTCGATCCCGATGCGGTCGTGGCGGCCGCCGTCCCGCTCGATCAGATGTTCGAGGGCGACTGGTATCTCCTGCGGGCCCTCGTCCTGGGGGCCGTGCTGCTCGTGGCGGTGCTGCTCAGCCTGGCGGCGTCGGCCCTGTACGCGATCCTGTCGCTGGCCGTGTCCGAGCGGACCCGGGAGATCGGCATCCGCGTGGCCCTCGGCGCCGGCCGATGGGGCGTCGCTCGCGACGTGGCCGCGCGGGCCATCGTGCAGATCGGCGCGGGCGTGCTGCTCGGCCTCCCGCTCGCGATTCCCCTGTGCTACGAGTTCCTGGAGGTCACGGGCGTTGGCCCGTCGGTGCCTGGCGCCATGGGGCTGGGCGTGGGCCTCGGCGCGTCGGTCCTGCTCGTCGTGTCGCTCATCGCCTGCACGGCGCCGACGCTGCGGGCGCTGCGCATCGCGCCCATGGACGCGCTCCGCAGGGACACCTAG
- a CDS encoding DEAD/DEAH box helicase: MSTFAALGLSPTLCVTLDRLGYQSPTDIQARAIPLALAGGDLVARAETGTGKTAAFGLPIVQRLTASRPSGPRTPRALVLVPTRELAEQVARALTDFSSGGPLRITAIYGGASMGLQIRALRRGLDVVVATPGRLIDHLERGTIDLRAVGELTLDEADRMLDMGFLPALKRIVTALPASRRTLLFSATLPDAVLRLSAEFTHEATRVDVTAGRVVAASVTHQVHPVQAEHKRALLTHLLSSQDTDQALVFCKTKRGSDKVGLHLERAGLAVAVIHGDKSQGQRQRALGAFKSGRLQVLVATDVAARGLDIAHLPLVVNFDLPLVPEDYVHRVGRTGRAGREGRAVSLVSAGERTLLRGIQRLLPAPLHTSHVEGFAPPAEVVVRDGARDGERRPHSMAIAPKGGRGPVRGRHAAPRHPSRGPRRHRPQFA, encoded by the coding sequence GTGTCCACGTTCGCCGCTCTCGGTCTCAGTCCCACGCTTTGCGTCACCCTCGATCGCCTCGGGTACCAGTCGCCCACTGACATCCAGGCTCGCGCCATTCCCCTCGCGCTCGCCGGCGGCGACCTCGTCGCCCGGGCCGAGACGGGCACCGGCAAGACGGCCGCCTTCGGTCTTCCGATCGTGCAGCGCCTGACGGCGTCCCGTCCCAGCGGCCCACGCACGCCCCGGGCGCTCGTGCTCGTGCCCACGCGCGAGCTCGCCGAGCAGGTGGCGCGGGCCCTCACCGACTTCTCGTCCGGCGGGCCGCTGCGCATCACGGCCATCTACGGGGGGGCGTCCATGGGCCTGCAGATCCGGGCCCTTCGGCGGGGCCTGGACGTCGTCGTCGCCACACCCGGGCGGCTCATCGATCACCTCGAACGGGGCACCATCGACCTGCGCGCGGTCGGCGAGCTCACGCTGGACGAGGCGGATCGCATGCTCGACATGGGCTTCCTGCCTGCGCTCAAGCGCATCGTCACGGCCCTGCCGGCGTCCCGACGCACGCTGCTCTTCTCGGCCACGCTACCAGACGCCGTCCTGCGTCTGTCGGCCGAGTTCACGCACGAGGCCACGCGGGTGGACGTCACGGCCGGCCGCGTCGTCGCGGCGTCGGTCACGCATCAGGTCCACCCGGTGCAGGCCGAGCACAAGCGCGCGCTGCTCACGCACCTGCTGTCCTCACAGGACACCGACCAGGCCCTCGTGTTCTGCAAGACGAAGCGGGGGTCCGACAAGGTCGGGCTTCACCTGGAGCGCGCGGGGCTGGCCGTGGCGGTCATCCACGGCGACAAGAGCCAGGGCCAGCGCCAGCGCGCGCTCGGCGCGTTCAAGTCCGGCCGCCTGCAGGTGCTCGTGGCCACCGACGTCGCCGCGCGCGGCCTCGACATCGCGCACCTGCCGCTCGTCGTGAACTTCGACCTCCCGCTGGTCCCGGAGGACTACGTCCACCGCGTCGGCCGAACGGGCCGCGCTGGGCGTGAAGGACGCGCGGTGTCGCTGGTGTCGGCGGGTGAACGGACGCTGCTGCGCGGCATCCAGCGGCTGCTGCCCGCGCCCCTGCACACGTCGCACGTGGAAGGCTTCGCGCCCCCGGCCGAGGTCGTGGTCCGCGACGGCGCGCGGGACGGCGAGCGCCGCCCCCACTCGATGGCCATCGCGCCCAAGGGCGGCCGCGGCCCCGTGCGCGGCAGGCACGCGGCGCCGCGCCATCCGTCGCGCGGCCCCAGACGCCATCGCCCGCAGTTCGCCTGA
- a CDS encoding PQQ-dependent sugar dehydrogenase yields MTRLAIAHAVAGLVLLPTAALAQTPQTPAPARAVRQTWEKFTVEGEPVDRRKPELDTDHPVFPGQTRAPYHKTVDVEFTTIASGLDVPWAVEQLPSGRFLITEKAGRLRILNKDGSTLHTITANMPPVYFRGQAGLLDVALDKDFARNHRIFYVYLRNIDAESCAHAVDSAILDETAGTISNVRTIFQAAPFTNRAVSQSGSRIAIDPKDGNLFVAVGDRSTGDPLPLQAQHLDTYLGKVIHITPEGTPAPGNPSLGLPGTWSMGHRTPQGLTFAPDGRLWEVEHGPRGGDELNLIEKGKNYGWPVIVHGINYPGTKIGDAIVEKAGMEQPRYYWDPVIAPGALAFYKGDLFPQWKSSALVGALAGQALFRVEIGKDDTVVNEEPLLLDLGARIRDVQVFSDGAVYILTEGANGRLLKVTPKPATSRR; encoded by the coding sequence ATGACCCGACTCGCCATCGCCCACGCCGTCGCCGGCCTCGTGCTGCTGCCCACGGCCGCCCTGGCCCAGACCCCGCAGACCCCCGCGCCCGCGCGCGCCGTGCGCCAGACGTGGGAGAAGTTCACCGTGGAAGGGGAGCCCGTCGACCGGCGCAAGCCCGAGCTCGACACCGATCACCCGGTGTTTCCCGGGCAGACGCGCGCGCCGTACCACAAGACCGTGGACGTGGAGTTCACGACCATCGCCAGCGGCCTCGACGTGCCGTGGGCCGTGGAGCAGCTGCCGAGCGGTCGCTTCCTCATCACCGAGAAGGCCGGGCGCCTGCGGATCCTGAACAAGGACGGCTCCACGCTGCACACCATCACGGCGAACATGCCGCCGGTGTACTTCCGCGGCCAGGCGGGTCTGCTGGACGTGGCCCTCGACAAGGACTTCGCGCGCAACCACCGGATCTTCTACGTCTACCTCCGCAACATCGACGCCGAGAGCTGCGCCCACGCCGTGGACAGCGCGATCCTGGACGAGACCGCCGGGACGATCTCGAACGTCAGGACCATCTTCCAGGCGGCGCCGTTCACGAACCGCGCGGTGTCGCAGTCCGGCTCGCGCATCGCGATCGACCCGAAGGACGGCAACCTCTTCGTGGCCGTGGGCGACCGCTCCACGGGCGATCCGCTCCCGCTGCAGGCGCAGCACCTGGACACGTACCTGGGCAAGGTGATCCACATCACGCCCGAGGGCACGCCCGCGCCCGGCAACCCGTCGCTGGGCCTGCCGGGCACGTGGTCCATGGGCCACCGGACGCCGCAGGGGCTGACCTTCGCGCCCGACGGCCGGCTGTGGGAGGTGGAGCACGGCCCGCGCGGCGGTGACGAGCTGAACCTCATCGAGAAGGGCAAGAACTACGGCTGGCCCGTGATCGTGCACGGCATCAACTACCCCGGCACCAAGATCGGCGACGCGATCGTCGAGAAGGCCGGCATGGAGCAGCCGCGCTACTACTGGGATCCCGTGATCGCGCCTGGCGCCCTGGCCTTCTACAAGGGCGATCTCTTCCCGCAGTGGAAGTCGAGCGCGCTCGTCGGCGCCCTGGCGGGCCAGGCCCTGTTCCGGGTCGAGATCGGCAAGGACGACACGGTCGTCAACGAGGAGCCGCTGCTGCTGGATCTGGGCGCGCGCATCCGCGACGTGCAGGTCTTCTCGGACGGCGCCGTCTACATCCTCACCGAAGGCGCCAACGGCCGGCTGCTGAAGGTCACGCCCAAGCCCGCGACGAGCCGCCGGTAG
- a CDS encoding helix-turn-helix transcriptional regulator, which yields MGYLGELEQLILFAVAALGDHAYGGAIRAHIEDRSGRVVSSGAISTTLGRLADRGQVVGRVGEPVPGRAGRPRKYYSLTPAGARDLQESYNAIRAIAGGALRRLDALAEGR from the coding sequence GTGGGATATCTCGGTGAGCTCGAACAACTCATCCTCTTCGCGGTGGCCGCGCTCGGCGACCACGCCTACGGCGGTGCCATTCGGGCGCACATCGAGGACCGGAGCGGCCGCGTCGTGTCGTCGGGCGCGATCAGTACCACTTTGGGACGTCTCGCGGACCGCGGCCAGGTGGTGGGGCGCGTCGGCGAGCCCGTGCCCGGTCGTGCCGGTCGCCCGCGCAAGTACTACTCACTGACCCCGGCGGGCGCTCGTGACCTGCAGGAGAGCTACAACGCCATCCGCGCCATCGCGGGCGGCGCGTTGCGGCGCCTCGACGCGCTGGCGGAGGGGCGTTGA